One Synechococcus sp. PROS-9-1 DNA window includes the following coding sequences:
- a CDS encoding photosystem I assembly protein Ycf4, producing the protein MAAELLEQPVLGSRRLSNILVALMVTIGGIGFLFASLSSYLGRDLLPLGHPAGLVFVPQGLIMGLYSLAAALLATYLWAVITINVGSGSNRFDRSAGVVTISRRGFRKPISVEIPIKDIQAVKVEVRDGFNTRRRVSLRVRGRRDMPLTRVGEPLPLAQLEQDGAELARFLGVNLEGL; encoded by the coding sequence ATGGCCGCTGAACTGCTCGAACAACCCGTCCTCGGCTCGCGCCGGCTTTCGAACATTCTCGTTGCCTTGATGGTGACGATTGGCGGTATTGGTTTTCTGTTTGCTTCTCTTTCCAGCTACTTGGGTAGGGATCTCCTGCCACTGGGCCATCCCGCTGGCTTGGTGTTTGTTCCTCAGGGATTGATCATGGGGCTGTATAGCCTTGCGGCAGCCCTTCTCGCCACCTATCTCTGGGCCGTGATCACGATCAACGTTGGCTCGGGTAGCAACCGTTTTGATCGCTCCGCTGGTGTGGTGACAATCTCGAGGCGTGGATTTCGTAAGCCGATCAGCGTTGAAATTCCCATCAAGGACATTCAGGCGGTGAAAGTTGAGGTGAGGGATGGCTTCAATACGCGACGCCGGGTTTCGCTTCGTGTTCGCGGAAGACGAGACATGCCCCTCACCCGTGTTGGCGAACCCCTTCCCCTGGCCCAGTTGGAACAGGACGGAGCCGAGTTGGCACGTTTTTTAGGCGTGAATCTCGAAGGACTTTGA
- a CDS encoding peptidylprolyl isomerase, with the protein MQRSILRTLLSLAVCLPLLVGCSQSNTASTASVPMGCSQASSPCLQGKAKVELTTSRGVVKLELDGDAAPVTAGNFVDLVKRGAYDGTVFHRVIREPVPFVVQGGDPTSSDPNTSKSEYGTGSFVDPDSGQARFIPLELSYQNEDQPRYSRQSTNPSDLQQLKLSHERGALAMARSQSPDSASAQFYIALKPLPELDGRYAVFGRVTDGLDVVDTIEQDDKLLKAKLLTPGL; encoded by the coding sequence ATGCAGCGCTCAATCCTGCGGACGCTTTTATCTCTTGCCGTCTGCTTGCCCCTTCTCGTTGGTTGCTCTCAGTCCAATACAGCGTCAACAGCTTCAGTCCCTATGGGCTGCAGCCAGGCCAGTAGTCCCTGTCTTCAAGGCAAGGCCAAGGTGGAGCTCACGACCAGCCGTGGGGTGGTCAAGCTTGAACTCGATGGTGACGCGGCACCTGTGACCGCTGGGAATTTTGTGGACCTTGTTAAAAGAGGTGCTTACGACGGCACCGTGTTCCACAGAGTGATTCGTGAGCCTGTGCCTTTTGTGGTGCAGGGTGGTGACCCCACATCCAGTGATCCGAACACCTCGAAATCTGAGTACGGAACGGGAAGTTTCGTTGACCCAGACAGTGGGCAGGCGCGATTCATTCCCCTTGAGCTGTCCTATCAAAATGAAGATCAGCCGCGTTATAGCCGCCAGAGCACCAATCCCAGTGATCTGCAGCAGCTCAAGCTGAGTCATGAACGTGGAGCCCTTGCCATGGCTCGCTCCCAATCTCCTGATTCGGCCAGCGCTCAGTTTTATATCGCCCTAAAGCCTCTGCCTGAGCTGGATGGCAGGTATGCCGTGTTCGGTCGTGTGACCGACGGCTTGGATGTGGTGGACACGATCGAACAGGACGACAAATTGCTTAAGGCGAAGCTGCTCACCCCAGGGCTTTGA
- the ilvN gene encoding acetolactate synthase small subunit, with translation MKHTLSVLVEDESGALSRIAGLFARRGFNIDSLAVGPAETNGQSRLTMVVEGDEHTLQQMSKQLDKLVNVLQVLDLSQLPAVERELMLMKVSAPAEQRSAILELVQVFRAKVVDVADDALTLEVVGDPGKLVALERLMAPYGILEIARTGKVALERASGVNTELLKAAISGERVLA, from the coding sequence ATGAAGCACACCCTGTCCGTCCTGGTGGAGGACGAATCCGGCGCACTGAGCCGTATCGCCGGACTCTTCGCTAGACGAGGCTTCAACATCGACAGCCTGGCTGTAGGTCCTGCTGAAACCAACGGCCAATCTCGGCTCACCATGGTGGTGGAAGGCGATGAACACACCCTGCAGCAAATGAGCAAGCAGCTCGACAAGCTGGTGAACGTGCTTCAGGTACTCGATCTCTCGCAATTGCCTGCGGTGGAAAGGGAGCTGATGCTGATGAAGGTGTCAGCACCGGCGGAACAACGCAGCGCCATTCTTGAATTGGTACAGGTCTTCCGCGCCAAGGTGGTGGACGTTGCCGATGACGCTCTCACCCTGGAAGTGGTGGGAGATCCAGGCAAATTGGTGGCACTGGAACGCTTGATGGCTCCTTACGGAATCCTGGAAATTGCCCGAACAGGAAAGGTGGCCCTGGAACGGGCATCAGGGGTGAACACCGAATTGCTGAAAGCAGCCATCAGCGGCGAGAGAGTTCTCGCTTGA
- a CDS encoding alpha/beta fold hydrolase — translation MQATALQPASNGADWGESAVWIWKGYRCHWRVLGDPKAPAMILLHGFGASSSHWRHNAAPLTKAGYRVYGLDLIGFGRSEQPGLHPHIRLDNRLWARQVAGFLEQVVQQPAVLVGNSLGGLTALTTAAFRPEWVTAVVAAPLPDPALMQPLPRRQPRRLRQLKRRTVELLCRLLPLELLVPLISRTALLRIGLQGAYSRSIRHDRELHQLIASPARRPTAARSLRAMSIGMALRPRGATAPALLERLAKHDQPKPLLLIWGRQDRFVPLLIGEKLQQQHSWLKLRILDGSGHCPHDESPEHFHQELLRWLDLNLGRTSALEAQQRA, via the coding sequence GTGCAAGCAACTGCTCTTCAGCCTGCCTCCAACGGTGCCGATTGGGGCGAAAGCGCGGTATGGATCTGGAAGGGATATCGCTGTCACTGGCGCGTGCTCGGGGATCCCAAAGCTCCCGCGATGATTCTGCTGCATGGGTTCGGTGCCAGCAGCAGCCATTGGCGTCACAACGCAGCGCCTCTCACGAAGGCTGGATACCGGGTCTACGGACTTGATTTGATCGGTTTCGGCCGCTCTGAACAACCAGGCCTTCATCCCCATATCCGCTTGGACAATCGTCTTTGGGCGCGGCAGGTAGCAGGCTTTCTCGAGCAGGTGGTTCAACAACCCGCTGTATTGGTAGGCAATTCCTTGGGAGGCCTCACCGCGCTCACCACCGCGGCCTTTCGTCCTGAATGGGTCACAGCAGTGGTTGCGGCACCGCTGCCGGACCCCGCATTGATGCAGCCACTGCCGAGACGACAACCACGCCGACTGCGCCAACTCAAAAGGCGCACGGTAGAGCTGCTCTGCCGATTGCTACCTCTAGAACTTCTTGTCCCCTTGATCAGCCGCACGGCTCTGCTGCGCATAGGGCTCCAAGGGGCCTATTCACGCTCCATCCGCCACGACCGGGAACTACATCAGCTGATTGCCAGCCCAGCCCGTCGCCCTACCGCCGCACGCAGCCTCCGTGCCATGAGCATTGGCATGGCCTTACGTCCACGGGGGGCCACAGCACCCGCGCTGCTGGAGCGCTTAGCCAAGCATGATCAGCCCAAGCCCCTCCTGCTGATCTGGGGCCGACAGGACCGATTTGTGCCCTTACTCATCGGTGAAAAACTGCAGCAACAGCATTCCTGGCTGAAGCTACGCATCCTCGACGGCAGTGGGCATTGCCCCCACGATGAAAGCCCCGAACACTTCCATCAAGAGCTTTTGCGCTGGCTGGACCTTAATTTAGGAAGAACAAGCGCGCTGGAAGCACAGCAACGGGCATGA
- a CDS encoding N2,N2-dimethylguanosine tRNA methyltransferase, translating to MASVRTGAGFFRPDSRPARDLSVLVAASTLEGASREGPLRWLDLMAGCGIRSLRWGLEARGASHQPVELWANDADQERGPLLAANLEPLHACDGVSLNLSHQPAERLLREAYLEHRFFDLIDLDPFGCPNVLLQSTLQAMRFGGVLLLASTDGRSPTGHDRFAAVRRFGAAARAHPSSWELALRLQLAAVAREAWLLGRGLEPLFSFSDGRTFRVAVRMRQRIRSGEEQQLGFLARCERCGDQAVQAMLDLQGWRPCACTDGCGRWAVSGPLWIGPLQDVSQINGLLEISNSLDAALSMGLREGQDLTLSPRSRRMLDGLIADPGQPACCWSTAELSRRLQLKGPPAIEPLVAALRACGHSASVSGVMTGQVRTNAPLGILLRRCTEFGGKDR from the coding sequence ATGGCGTCGGTGCGGACCGGGGCTGGTTTCTTTCGTCCCGACTCCCGACCGGCGAGAGATCTCTCCGTGTTGGTCGCCGCCTCAACCTTGGAGGGCGCTTCCAGGGAAGGTCCCCTGCGCTGGCTGGACCTTATGGCTGGCTGCGGGATCCGTTCTCTGCGCTGGGGACTGGAGGCGAGGGGCGCGTCCCACCAGCCTGTGGAACTTTGGGCGAATGATGCGGATCAGGAGCGTGGGCCCCTTCTAGCCGCCAATCTCGAACCGTTGCACGCCTGTGATGGGGTCTCGCTCAACCTGAGCCATCAACCGGCGGAGCGGCTGCTGCGCGAGGCCTATCTCGAGCATCGTTTTTTTGATCTGATCGATCTCGATCCTTTTGGCTGCCCGAATGTTTTGCTCCAGTCCACGCTCCAGGCGATGCGGTTTGGAGGTGTGCTGTTGCTTGCGAGCACCGACGGTCGATCACCCACGGGGCATGACCGGTTTGCGGCCGTGCGTCGGTTTGGAGCAGCGGCTCGTGCCCACCCATCGAGTTGGGAGTTGGCGCTGCGTCTGCAATTGGCTGCTGTCGCCCGTGAGGCTTGGCTGCTGGGAAGGGGTCTTGAGCCCTTGTTCAGCTTCAGCGATGGCCGCACGTTTCGTGTAGCGGTGCGCATGCGCCAACGGATCCGTTCGGGTGAGGAGCAGCAGCTGGGCTTTTTAGCCCGTTGTGAGCGCTGCGGGGATCAGGCGGTGCAAGCGATGTTGGACCTGCAGGGCTGGAGACCCTGTGCCTGTACCGATGGCTGCGGACGCTGGGCGGTGAGTGGTCCGCTCTGGATTGGTCCACTCCAAGATGTTTCCCAGATCAATGGGCTCTTGGAGATCAGTAACAGCTTGGATGCAGCGTTGAGCATGGGGTTGCGTGAGGGGCAAGACCTCACCCTTTCCCCTCGCAGCAGGCGGATGCTCGATGGTTTGATAGCGGATCCCGGTCAACCGGCCTGTTGCTGGTCAACGGCTGAATTATCCCGACGGCTACAGCTCAAAGGGCCGCCGGCGATCGAGCCTTTGGTTGCAGCTCTTCGGGCCTGCGGGCATAGCGCCTCGGTGAGTGGTGTGATGACTGGGCAGGTGCGAACCAATGCGCCTCTCGGCATCTTGTTACGACGATGCACCGAATTTGGCGGGAAAGATCGTTAA
- the petM gene encoding cytochrome b6-f complex subunit PetM, translating into MASEIFGIAVVFWVLIPVGLAGGALLLKLQGD; encoded by the coding sequence ATGGCTTCGGAAATTTTCGGAATTGCTGTCGTGTTCTGGGTGTTGATTCCCGTGGGCCTCGCTGGTGGTGCCTTGCTTTTGAAACTTCAAGGCGATTGA
- a CDS encoding NAD(P)H-binding protein, with amino-acid sequence MQVLVVGGTGTLGRQIAKQAIDAGHKVRCVVRSPRKAAFLQEWGCELTRGDLLEPASLDYALDGMDVVIDAATSRPTDPNSIYVTDWEGKLNLLRACDRADVKRFVFLSLLGASNHRNVPLMDIKHCTERLLEESDFDYTILQGAAFMQGVISQFAIPILESQTVWVSGSPTPIAYMNTQDMARFAVAAVEHPETIRCSYPVVGPKAWNTGEVIQLCELASSRSARVFRVPGALLNLMQGICSFFEPAVNVAERLAFAEVTGGGGSLDAPMEASYRAFGLDLDETTQMETYIREYYDTILKRLRDMEADLDKNAKKKLPF; translated from the coding sequence ATGCAGGTTCTGGTGGTTGGTGGGACAGGAACGCTTGGTCGTCAAATCGCAAAACAAGCGATTGATGCTGGCCACAAAGTGCGTTGCGTAGTGCGCTCACCTCGAAAGGCAGCCTTTTTACAGGAATGGGGTTGTGAGCTCACGCGGGGTGATCTTCTTGAGCCGGCCAGCCTTGATTACGCACTTGATGGCATGGATGTGGTCATCGATGCCGCCACCAGCCGGCCAACGGACCCCAACAGCATTTACGTGACTGATTGGGAAGGAAAGCTCAATCTGCTCAGGGCTTGCGACAGAGCCGATGTGAAGCGGTTCGTGTTTCTCTCCCTCCTGGGTGCTTCCAATCACCGCAATGTCCCTTTGATGGACATCAAGCACTGCACCGAGCGCTTGCTCGAAGAGTCGGATTTTGATTACACAATCCTGCAAGGAGCGGCGTTCATGCAGGGCGTGATCAGTCAATTTGCGATTCCGATTTTGGAAAGCCAAACGGTTTGGGTGAGTGGAAGTCCAACCCCGATCGCTTATATGAACACGCAAGACATGGCTCGTTTTGCTGTTGCGGCTGTCGAACATCCAGAAACGATTCGTTGTTCATACCCCGTCGTAGGACCCAAGGCCTGGAACACCGGAGAAGTGATTCAACTCTGTGAGCTGGCGAGTTCTAGGTCGGCAAGGGTGTTTCGCGTGCCTGGAGCCTTGCTCAATCTGATGCAAGGCATCTGTTCGTTTTTTGAGCCAGCCGTGAACGTGGCAGAGCGCCTCGCCTTTGCTGAAGTCACAGGTGGAGGTGGCTCTCTTGATGCACCGATGGAGGCCAGTTATCGCGCCTTTGGCCTTGACCTCGATGAAACCACGCAGATGGAGACCTACATCCGTGAGTACTACGACACGATCTTGAAGCGCCTCAGGGATATGGAGGCCGATCTGGACAAGAACGCCAAGAAAAAGCTGCCCTTCTAG
- a CDS encoding methyltransferase domain-containing protein, producing MASCCGDNSLSLDQTQAVEDRYGAAAAVQEACLCTPVAFDPSLLKPIPQEVVDRDYGCGDPTRWVRSGDAVLDLGSGSGKNAFICSQVVGATGRVIGVDRNADMLALSRSAAPVLAERIGYANVCFLEGAIEALDANDAEGEPLVADASVDVVLSNCVLNLVNPSARQQLLQNIRRVLRPAGRVAISDIVCDRPVPMALQQDAELWSGCISGAWLEEDFLEDFRALGFEQVQYAERSETPWRVVEGIEFRAVTLTGALSNG from the coding sequence ATGGCGTCTTGTTGCGGAGATAACTCATTGTCACTGGATCAAACGCAGGCGGTAGAGGACCGTTATGGCGCTGCTGCAGCGGTACAAGAAGCTTGCCTCTGCACTCCAGTGGCGTTTGATCCCTCCTTGCTGAAACCCATCCCCCAAGAAGTGGTGGACAGGGATTATGGCTGTGGTGACCCCACCCGTTGGGTGCGGTCTGGAGATGCGGTGTTGGACCTCGGAAGTGGAAGCGGAAAAAATGCCTTTATTTGTTCCCAGGTGGTCGGGGCAACAGGTCGAGTGATTGGTGTTGACCGCAACGCGGACATGCTGGCCCTCTCGCGTTCTGCAGCACCCGTCTTGGCAGAGCGGATTGGTTACGCCAATGTTTGCTTTCTTGAGGGTGCGATTGAGGCGCTTGATGCCAATGATGCTGAGGGAGAGCCCCTGGTGGCTGATGCCAGCGTTGATGTGGTGCTCAGCAACTGCGTGCTGAATCTGGTGAATCCATCCGCGCGTCAGCAGCTGTTGCAGAACATTCGGCGCGTGCTTCGGCCTGCTGGTCGCGTTGCAATCAGCGACATCGTGTGTGATCGCCCGGTGCCGATGGCTCTTCAGCAGGACGCCGAGCTTTGGAGTGGCTGCATTAGCGGGGCCTGGTTAGAGGAGGATTTTCTGGAGGATTTCCGAGCGCTGGGGTTTGAGCAGGTTCAGTACGCCGAGCGCTCTGAGACTCCTTGGAGAGTTGTTGAGGGCATTGAATTTCGCGCTGTCACCCTGACCGGTGCGTTGTCGAACGGCTAA
- a CDS encoding pseudouridine synthase, protein MGRSTVALLWSSQLTLLLHKPYGVLSQFTPEPQSRWGCLAEWVPIPNVYAAGRLDADSEGLLLLTDNGRLQQRLTDPRFGHWRQYWVQVEGCANDNQLDQLQRGVMIQGRLSRPAKARILSDHERQTIGDRNPPIRERRSIPTCWLCLELREGRNRQVRRMTAAVGLPTLRLIRHSIDLMDGDTTLSLKGLSAGMWREVTSAEDQRLQRLLSRSTTHRSG, encoded by the coding sequence TTGGGGAGATCCACGGTTGCTCTGCTATGGAGCTCACAACTGACCCTTCTTCTGCACAAGCCCTATGGGGTTCTGAGTCAGTTCACACCTGAACCTCAGAGCCGCTGGGGATGCCTAGCGGAGTGGGTGCCAATTCCAAATGTTTACGCTGCTGGGCGTCTCGATGCCGACAGTGAGGGGCTGTTATTGCTCACCGATAACGGTCGTCTGCAACAACGTCTCACCGATCCTCGCTTTGGGCACTGGCGGCAGTACTGGGTTCAAGTGGAGGGTTGCGCGAACGACAACCAACTGGATCAACTCCAGCGGGGAGTAATGATTCAAGGGCGCCTGTCCAGGCCTGCCAAAGCAAGGATCCTGTCGGATCACGAGAGACAAACCATCGGCGATCGCAATCCGCCGATTCGGGAACGTCGCTCGATTCCAACCTGCTGGCTCTGTCTTGAACTTCGCGAAGGACGCAACCGCCAAGTGCGTCGGATGACCGCAGCCGTGGGCCTGCCCACACTCAGGCTGATTCGTCACTCCATCGACTTGATGGATGGAGACACGACGTTGAGCCTCAAAGGCCTCAGTGCAGGGATGTGGCGCGAGGTCACCAGCGCAGAAGATCAGCGCTTGCAGCGGCTGCTTAGCCGTTCGACAACGCACCGGTCAGGGTGA
- a CDS encoding Nif11-like leader peptide family natural product precursor, with the protein MSESALAAFTSLIQSDCELREQVRQAPTPAHILKLASEKGHVSTKPL; encoded by the coding sequence GTGTCTGAATCAGCTCTGGCTGCTTTCACTTCTCTGATTCAATCCGATTGTGAGCTGCGGGAACAGGTGCGCCAGGCACCCACACCAGCCCACATTTTGAAACTTGCTTCTGAGAAAGGGCACGTTTCAACCAAGCCTCTCTGA
- the infA gene encoding translation initiation factor IF-1: MIETSGVIEKEQGNGFYLVTLEQPAGHQCLCRAAGKLTKFRIKLLAGDKVLVEISPYDLTRGRITYRERNAGAPGGRPGGNRPGGPRRR; encoded by the coding sequence ATGATTGAGACCTCGGGTGTGATTGAAAAAGAGCAGGGGAACGGGTTTTACCTCGTAACCCTGGAGCAGCCCGCTGGTCACCAGTGCTTGTGCCGCGCCGCTGGAAAGCTCACGAAATTCCGCATCAAATTGCTCGCAGGTGACAAGGTTCTGGTGGAAATCAGTCCCTATGACCTGACCCGTGGCCGGATCACTTACCGCGAGCGCAATGCGGGTGCACCGGGTGGACGTCCAGGCGGGAATCGTCCTGGTGGCCCACGCCGCCGTTAA
- the trxB gene encoding thioredoxin-disulfide reductase: protein MGASENLVIVGSGPAGYTAAIYAARANLNPLLITGFQRGGIPGGQLMTTTHVENFPGFPDGVLGPDLMDLMKAQAERWGTQLLEADADVIDLSQRPYRIHADGKTIQTQSIIIATGASANRLGLPNEDRFWSQGISACAICDGATPQFRNEELAVVGGGDSACEEAVYLTKYGSHVHLLVRSDRLRASAAMTDRVEANPQITVHWNTEVLDVEGTDWMNGLRLRNRDSGKEESLAVRGMFYAIGHTPNTDLLKDQLDCDRSGYLVTQPGRPETSLEGVFAAGDVADAEWRQGITAAGSGCQAALAAERWLSHHDLATLVSREVVEPQKAKAPQAIEATTEATYDANAEWQKGSYALRKLYHDSNKPLLVIYSSPSCGPCHVLKPQLKRVLSELNGQAQGIEIDIEADQDIAEQAGVNGTPTVQLFYDKSLQQQWRGVKQRSEFKGAIEALLKSH from the coding sequence ATGGGCGCAAGCGAGAACCTAGTGATCGTCGGATCTGGCCCGGCTGGGTATACGGCAGCCATTTATGCGGCCAGAGCCAACCTCAACCCACTCTTGATCACGGGTTTTCAGCGCGGCGGGATCCCTGGTGGTCAACTGATGACCACCACCCATGTTGAAAATTTCCCCGGCTTTCCAGATGGGGTCCTTGGCCCCGATCTAATGGATCTCATGAAGGCGCAGGCGGAGCGCTGGGGCACTCAGCTGCTCGAAGCCGATGCTGACGTGATCGACTTGAGCCAACGCCCCTACAGGATTCATGCGGACGGCAAGACGATCCAAACCCAATCGATCATCATCGCCACTGGCGCCAGCGCCAACCGCTTGGGCTTACCCAACGAAGATCGCTTCTGGAGCCAGGGAATCAGCGCTTGCGCCATTTGCGATGGTGCAACTCCCCAGTTCCGCAATGAGGAGTTAGCAGTGGTCGGAGGAGGAGATTCCGCTTGCGAGGAAGCGGTGTATCTCACCAAGTACGGCAGTCATGTGCACCTGTTGGTGCGCTCAGACCGCTTGCGCGCCAGTGCGGCCATGACTGACCGCGTTGAAGCCAATCCCCAAATCACGGTGCACTGGAACACCGAGGTGCTCGACGTCGAGGGAACGGACTGGATGAACGGCTTACGACTGCGTAACCGAGACAGCGGCAAGGAGGAATCATTGGCCGTGCGGGGGATGTTTTACGCCATTGGCCACACTCCGAATACAGACCTGTTGAAAGACCAACTGGATTGCGATCGCAGCGGTTACCTCGTCACCCAACCCGGCAGGCCAGAGACCTCCTTGGAAGGCGTGTTTGCAGCGGGTGATGTCGCCGATGCGGAGTGGCGCCAAGGGATTACTGCCGCAGGCAGTGGTTGCCAAGCGGCCCTTGCCGCAGAACGCTGGTTAAGCCATCACGATTTGGCCACGCTTGTGAGTCGTGAGGTGGTTGAACCTCAAAAAGCCAAGGCGCCACAAGCCATAGAAGCGACCACGGAAGCCACCTACGACGCCAATGCTGAATGGCAAAAGGGCAGTTATGCCCTGCGCAAGCTGTATCACGACAGCAACAAGCCCCTGCTCGTGATTTACAGCTCCCCAAGCTGTGGCCCCTGTCATGTGCTGAAGCCGCAGCTCAAACGGGTGCTTTCAGAACTGAATGGACAGGCTCAAGGCATCGAAATTGACATCGAAGCCGATCAAGACATTGCCGAACAGGCAGGCGTTAACGGCACCCCAACGGTCCAGTTGTTTTATGACAAGTCCCTCCAACAGCAATGGCGCGGCGTGAAACAGCGCAGTGAATTCAAAGGTGCGATCGAGGCCCTTCTTAAGAGCCACTAA
- a CDS encoding DEAD/DEAH box helicase — MQPRQWQQQLVQLLRRRLEPEANHGRDVLIHAGPGAGKTLGALLGFQAMQQEGKLKCFLVMCHRTSILSQWRTSAERLGLRLEHWNESTPNIQSQTIQNADGWLITYQGAASQIEGLKQALESWAGDQLLAIADEAHHLGVDPDEPDGPVWGRTFLELSSQARLRLGLTGTPFRADNLAFCAARRIRIQEGGQLVEQISPDLCVEPRELIAAGDVRPLEFRFQDGWVEHSHPGKPDRDVSPLSEEVRESWRARNLRRAIRLSDSSSIAQQLLIRARRKLDQVREQHPSAGGLVIAKDIAHARSISSLLREQGDRVDLVHSQDPEAAERLSSFQEGGADWLVSIDMCAEGFDAPRLRVVAYLTTVVTRSRFVQGITRAVRMCSTRAATETVPRDPSYVFAPADPLLMSYARSWSLSEPYRIQAQPQEADSDDPLQSSSWRGPSLPLEAVNDGAGAVIRLKTPELPKFLHH, encoded by the coding sequence ATCCAACCCCGTCAGTGGCAACAGCAACTCGTCCAGCTGCTGCGCAGACGACTGGAGCCAGAAGCAAACCACGGGCGCGATGTGCTGATCCATGCAGGACCTGGTGCGGGCAAGACCCTGGGGGCCCTGCTCGGATTCCAGGCCATGCAGCAAGAGGGCAAGCTGAAGTGCTTTTTGGTGATGTGTCACCGCACATCGATCCTCAGCCAATGGCGCACATCAGCCGAACGGCTGGGGCTACGCCTCGAGCACTGGAATGAATCGACCCCCAACATCCAGAGCCAAACCATCCAGAACGCCGATGGTTGGCTGATCACCTACCAAGGGGCAGCGAGCCAGATCGAGGGGCTCAAACAGGCGCTCGAGTCATGGGCTGGTGATCAACTCTTAGCGATTGCGGACGAAGCGCATCACCTCGGTGTGGACCCGGACGAGCCAGATGGTCCCGTCTGGGGACGCACGTTTTTAGAACTCAGCAGCCAGGCTCGACTGAGGCTGGGACTCACAGGGACACCCTTTAGGGCCGACAATCTCGCCTTTTGTGCTGCGAGACGGATCCGTATCCAGGAGGGTGGTCAGCTGGTGGAACAGATCAGCCCTGACCTCTGCGTTGAACCCCGAGAGCTGATTGCGGCGGGCGATGTGCGACCACTGGAATTTCGCTTCCAAGACGGTTGGGTGGAGCACAGCCATCCAGGGAAGCCTGATCGCGATGTGTCGCCACTCTCTGAAGAGGTGCGTGAAAGTTGGAGAGCACGCAATTTGCGTCGGGCAATCCGTCTTTCCGATAGCAGCAGCATTGCGCAGCAACTCTTGATTAGGGCCAGACGCAAGCTGGATCAGGTGCGTGAACAACACCCGAGTGCTGGCGGTCTTGTGATCGCCAAAGACATTGCTCACGCCCGATCGATCAGCTCCCTGCTGAGAGAACAGGGCGATCGGGTGGACCTCGTCCACTCGCAAGATCCAGAGGCTGCTGAACGACTCAGCAGCTTTCAAGAGGGGGGTGCCGACTGGCTTGTGAGCATCGACATGTGCGCCGAAGGCTTCGACGCCCCAAGGTTGCGTGTTGTCGCCTACCTCACCACTGTCGTGACCCGCAGTCGCTTCGTGCAAGGCATCACCCGCGCCGTGCGGATGTGCAGCACGAGGGCAGCAACTGAAACAGTGCCAAGAGACCCGTCCTATGTGTTTGCTCCAGCGGACCCGTTGCTGATGAGCTACGCGCGCAGTTGGTCGCTTTCAGAGCCCTATCGGATTCAAGCCCAACCGCAGGAGGCGGATTCTGATGACCCACTGCAGTCCAGCTCATGGAGGGGTCCAAGCCTGCCCTTGGAAGCCGTCAACGATGGAGCCGGTGCCGTCATTCGACTCAAAACTCCCGAATTACCCAAGTTTTTGCATCATTAG
- a CDS encoding EF-1 guanine nucleotide exchange domain-containing protein, whose amino-acid sequence MGLSAIECPDGVCHSHHGGHAVNRHTMEELLAEHGREWCERLAERIYEMSVDTFSQSVMPSLHSAGWQRRHLDWEFKLQNKQSETEAEPDRTLVDGMINATESFLRSSEVHRLFIQELVQGTFDEASDDHLRSNAVRQLIEDEILTMLQDKKTAMLERVVAQLTSAAGGNQQRAQTAAEEGLMEVERLLCNHSESL is encoded by the coding sequence ATGGGTCTCTCCGCAATCGAATGTCCCGATGGCGTTTGCCATAGCCATCACGGCGGGCATGCTGTCAATCGCCACACCATGGAAGAACTTCTCGCCGAACATGGCCGGGAATGGTGCGAGCGACTTGCGGAACGGATCTACGAAATGTCCGTGGACACCTTTTCTCAATCGGTGATGCCCAGCCTGCACTCAGCGGGCTGGCAACGACGCCACCTGGATTGGGAATTCAAATTGCAAAACAAACAGTCCGAGACAGAGGCCGAGCCGGATCGGACGCTGGTGGATGGAATGATCAACGCCACCGAAAGCTTCCTGCGCAGCAGCGAAGTGCACCGTCTGTTCATTCAAGAACTCGTTCAGGGAACCTTTGACGAAGCCTCAGATGATCACCTGCGCAGCAACGCCGTGCGTCAGCTGATCGAAGACGAAATCCTGACCATGCTCCAAGATAAGAAAACCGCCATGTTGGAGCGAGTGGTCGCCCAGCTCACCAGTGCGGCTGGCGGCAATCAGCAACGGGCTCAAACCGCTGCAGAAGAAGGATTAATGGAAGTAGAGCGCTTGCTCTGCAACCACAGCGAATCGCTTTAA